The following are from one region of the Aspergillus chevalieri M1 DNA, chromosome 1, nearly complete sequence genome:
- the utp10 gene encoding snoRNA-binding rRNA-processing protein UTP10 (BUSCO:EOG0926051U;~COG:J;~EggNog:ENOG410PFH1;~InterPro:IPR016024,IPR040191,IPR012954,IPR022125;~PFAM:PF08146,PF12397;~TransMembrane:2 (n2-9c14/15o946-962i1408-1429o)), which produces MASSLAAQLSQIAAKSTNQLNLKAQRIAHSQSLIFDRKVAGSQDFDTVFEICYEGFQELCQLDSRYTAFERTIFSEQSKAEDRTEMTAAQNQELDTVIEAFLALVGGRLLLSPAVKAMDWLIRRFRVHEYNTGAVILTFLPYHTTPLFLNLLSILPETLPPTFKVLNPYKRGMINPPRHPLVHSATTNRAFLTDLSNYVLQTSRIRAHHHALLSFWAGIMTEAVAGMLDAARSGRRGVEKEKHEDIILRVLPVLNDAFTMKDVSELVIGCYMVTVVLAQKAALQDEVLDTLMEAVVGSWTKETMNSGLVCVAVLAQQKSNTTIPKKVFKEILRLDKPVKELAEIRTQYPSSNLLLGVVAKCVEDLTKQKDSARLDMLSVIFQNQLLEESDMSKGMSMVLHAASNAHKDGAMPLDIQTRLSDIVQVFGQSESLQPIFQRAIAESNLDKTALEHNLQTVIESAPEPKAIEDVEMGDAEEEQDNFTPALESLSKESSDGASFLSAQSVPLFDALVQTFALAAGSPEKLDSFTNLPVLDRSNATKSPRFLSFFARVFTGPYPIGTKVAALSTVSSVLESASDLDWQALLPFLLIALADPSERIRRDTAGVLAIAGGASKKGKKDDGKIWAQDSIYGQNKSKSIQWIAGRDMQKIFERAFLPGLEEYVLDPGHVSKVFESTLRSTGKESGASDLKKPVRLSLFTFLCSHAVNVPLFAPKVALLKLLNNIDRAGGTTRTKELQPVLEMWRDLNETDAKRICEKERLAVSEVEEQIILTVTPKEKDAVTLLLSYVTTGSESPRTSLVVAIFNRMKDIWSRIPEDRQFEAAEKLFEISLGLSAAEKSLASYCRDVLRSVGLSGGILLNFLHQIPVSLTDVESLGPAPKRRRTSQSNMVAMTVKDEAGLSKLMDKMTFILELVDSSTPEAHPELADGLFQTIAALLQFKSQIQSGMSYLLSLALGSLLAIVNRSRQSGKPQFDTSVIRADLVVDCVRTTESPQVQNAALLLVAGLSSIAPELVLHSVMPIFTFMGSSVLRKDDEYSVSVIDQTIDQVVPALIQSLRNQKRDVVSGTSELLLSFTAAFEHIPSHRRLRLFHALITKLGTQDFLFAVLAMLANRYAADKDVLTLMTGLVSDATPTVELTTYSKYLNLVTDSLSSKPSISQVLLGIGGDDGREPPKVAVDLLRDLSYLFKHSSLKVKMAKTFASEEDNAPAQIRGLFSRILEQTLSIGDSAQNMKPVSQAGGDVLGALFGTLSLIDFLDTIQVLLERPSDDLRRKVLQLLEGRLRQNPERDGASQTRMLDFLPTLVRIIESSPDTLLKHAAVSCVDRITDKYGRKDPSKVIDAARVVASGACIGQEDGRIRIMGVLCLASMAEVLGEAMIPALPETLTRSLALLESSLEEGKENLRLHDAVFSLFSALFVHLPFMISASHLDKVFLLSFKSAEAGIEESSDESRQEALRLMARKVDVAATFGAIDRNWSQAVAAGPDATRETLESLSLAIEKHPKSAIMKNLPVLSNVLFKAFDLRREQLTFAGKTSFDLSDLDEIEELLNDLTIKMIYKLNDTTFRPVFTKLLEWATAGLSKKDAQGNLARLTTFYKFLQVFFGTLQSIVTGYASYIIENIITVLQTAKPTDKNTKPLWLATMRMLQHAFEHDQDEFWQSPSHLNQIISPLISQLSHATTPSTATVIATEAIPAITELATAADSTDNHKEINTILMQYLRPSSGLNAKKKAGGENPHTRVAALKAEQALTEALGEEWLALLPEMLPYISELMEDEDEGVEREVRKWVKQIEGVLGEKLDDMLT; this is translated from the exons ATGGCTTCGTCCCTCGCCGCCCAGCTGTCGCAAATCGCGGCCAAGTCGACCAACCAGTTGAACCTCAAGGCGCAGAGAATCGCGCATTCGCAATCCCTTATTTTCGACAGGAAGGTCGCTGGCTCGCAAGATTTTGATACCGTCTTCGAAATTTGCTATGAAGGTTTCCAGGAATTATGCCAGTTGGACTCCCGGTATACAGCCTTCGAGCGCACGATTTTCAGCGAGCAGAGCAAGGCGGAGGACCGGACTGAGATGACGGCTGCTCAAAATCAGGAACTGGACACCGTGATAGAGGCTTTTCTTGCCCTTGTTGGAGGGAGATTATTGTTGAGTCCGGCTGTCAAGGCCATGGACTGGCTCATCAGACGATTCCG GGTACATGAATACAACACAGGAGCTGTTATTTTGACCTTCCTTCCCTACCACACCACGcctctcttcctcaaccTGCTGTCGATCCTTCCCGAGACTCTTCCCCCGACATTCAAAGTGCTTAACCCTTACAAGAGAGGCATGATCAACCCGCCGCGGCATCCTCTCGTCCACAGCGCTACGACAAATAGAGCGTTTCTGACAGATCTCAGCAACTATGTTCTCCAAACGAGCCGTATACGAGCACATCACCATGCGCTTTTGTCGTTTTGGGCAGGTATCATGACAGAAGCCGTTGCCGGAATGTTGGATGCCGCACGCTCGGGCCGGAGAGGTGtcgaaaaggaaaagcaCGAGGATATCATATTGCGGGTGCTCCCGGTATTGAACGATGCCTTTACGATGAAGGACGTTTCGGAATTGGTCATTGGCTGCTACATGGTTACCGTGGTTTTGGCGCAGAAAGCCGCTCTGCAGGACGAGGTTCTCGACACATTGATGGAAGCGGTTGTCGGTTCGTGGACAAAGGAAACGATGAATTCCGGTCTGGTCTGCGTGGCCGTTCTCGCGCAGCAAAAGTCCAATACGACCATCCCGAAGAAGGTGTTCAAGGAAATTCTTCGCTTGGACAAACCGGTCAAGGAATTGGCCGAGATTAGAACTCAGTACCCGTCGTCCAATCtgcttctgggagttgtggCCAAGTGCGTCGAAGATCTGACCAAGCAAAAGGACTCCGCGCGTCTCGACATGCTGTCCGTTATTTTCCAGAACCAGCTTCTCGAAGAATCTGATATGAGCAAGGGAATGAGTATGGTTCTCCATGCCGCAAGCAATGCGCACAAGGATGGCGCAATGCCCCTCGATATCCAGACTCGTCTCTCCGACATCGTGCAAGTGTTTGGTCAGTCTGAGTCCCTTCAGCCGATCTTCCAGCGCGCCATTGCGGAATCTAATCTCGACAAGACCGCCTTGGAACACAACTTGCAAACGGTCATTGAATCTGCTCCTGAACCCAAGGCAATCGAGGATGTGGAAATGGGAGATGCAGAGGAAGAGCAGGACAACTTCACACCAGCCCTCGAGTCTCTGTCCAAGGAGAGCTCCGACGGAGCTTCATTCTTGAGTGCGCAATCTGTTCCTCTGTTTGATGCCCTTGTCCAAACATTTGCCCTCGCTGCTGGGTCTCCGGAGAAACTAGATTCTTTCACGAACCTTCCCGTCCTTGACAGATCCAATGCGACCAAGTCACCGCGTTTCCTCTCGTTCTTTGCCAGAGTATTCACGGGCCCATATCCTATTGGCACCAAGGTTGCTGCTCTGAGCACGGTCTCGTCCGTCCTTGAATCGGCTTCTGACTTGGATTGGCAAGCTTTGTTGCCTTTCTTGCTTATCGCGCTGGCTGACCCATCCGAAAGAATCCGACGGGACACTGCTGGTGTTTTGGCTATTGCTGGTGGTGCCTccaagaagggcaagaaggaTGACGGCAAGATTTGGGCACAGGATAGCATCTATGGTCAAAACAAATCTAAGAGCATTCAATGGATTGCCGGTCGCGATATGCAGAAGATATTTGAGCGCGCTTTCCTTCCCGGCTTGGAGGAATATGTCCTTGACCCCGGCCATGTGAGCAAGGTATTTGAGAGCACACTTCGCTCTACCGGCAAGGAGTCGGGTGCATCCGACCTCAAGAAGCCCGTTAGATTGAGCCTTTTCACCTTCCTTTGTTCCCATGCCGTTAACGTCCCGCTGTTCGCACCAAAGGTTGCATTGCTCAAGCTTCTCAACAACATCGACAGAGCAGGCGGTACAACCCGTACCAAGGAACTGCAGCCTGTGTTGGAAATGTGGCGCGACTTGAATGAGACCGATGCCAAACGCATTTGCGAAAAGGAGCGCTTGGCTGTCTCTGAAGTGGAGGAGCAGATCATCCTGACCGTTACTCCTAAGGAGAAGGATGCTGTTACGCTTCTCTTGTCCTACGTGACCACCGGATCCGAATCTCCGAGAACATCCTTGGTTGTCGCTATCTTTAACCGCATGAAGGACATTTGGTCGCGTATCCCCGAAGACCGCCAGTTCGAGGCTGCGGAGAAGCTGTTCGAGATCTCCCTTGGGTTGTCAGCAGCCGAGAAGTCTCTTGCTAGCTACTGCAGGGATGTCCTTCGCAGCGTCGGGCTTTCAGGAGGCATTCTTCTCAACTTCTTGCACCAGATTCCTGTCTCCCTTACGGATGTGGAATCCCTCGGACCCGCCCCCAAGAGAAGACGCACAAGCCAGAGCAACATGGTCGCAATGACCGTTAAGGACGAAGCAGGACTGAGCAAGCTGATGGACAAGATGACATTCATCTTGGAACTCGTCGATAGCTCGACTCCAGAGGCCCATCCGGAACTGGCAGACGGTTTGTTCCAAACCATTGCCGCTCTTCTCCAGTTCAAGTCGCAGATTCAGTCTGGAATGAGCTACCTGCTCAGCCTGGCACTCGGAAGCCTTTTGGCCATCGTGAACCGTTCGAGACAATCAGGCAAGCCACAATTTGATACCTCCGTCATTCGTGCCGATTTAGTCGTGGACTGCGTCCGCACTACCGAGAGTCCTCAGGTGCAGAACGCtgcgcttcttcttgtcGCTGGGTTGTCTTCCATCGCTCCTGAACTTGTGCTGCACAGTGTCATGCCCATTTTCACCTTCATGGGATCCAGTGTTCTGAGGAAGGATGACGAGTACTCCGTCTCTGTGATTGACCAAACTATTGACCAGGTTGTTCCggctctcattcagtcgctGCGAAACCAGAAGCGTGATGTCGTTTCTGGTACTTCGGAGTTGCTTCTCAGCTTCACTGCTGCTTTCGAGCACATTCCTTCGCACCGCCGTCTGCGTCTGTTCCACGCTTTGATCACCAAGCTTGGTACCCAGGATTTCCTTTTCGCTGTTCTGGCTATGCTCGCCAACAGAtacgccgcagacaaggatgTTTTGACTTTGATGACTGGTCTGGTGTCGGACGCTACTCCTACTGTCGAGCTCACCACATACAGCAAGTACTTGAACTTGGTCACCgactccctctcctccaagCCAAGCATCTCCCAGGTCCTCCTCGGTATCGGCGGCGATGACGGCCGTGAACCACCAAAGGTTGCAGTCGACCTGCTCCGCGACTTGTCTTACCTCTTCAAACACTCCTCCCTCAAGGTCAAGATGGCCAAGACCTTTGCGTCGGAGGAAGACAACGCCCCCGCACAAATCCGCGGCCTGTTCTCGCGCATCCTGGAGCAAACTCTGTCCATTGGCGACTCCGCGCAGAACATGAAGCCAGTCAGCCAGGCCGGTGGTGATGTCCTGGGTGCACTCTTCGGCACCCTCTCCCTCATCGATTTCCTGGATACCATCCAGGTTCTCCTCGAGCGTCCCAGCGATGACCTCCGCCGCAAGGTTCTGCAACTCTTGGAGGGCCGTCTGCGCCAGAACCCCGAGCGCGACGGTGCGTCGCAAACCCGGATGCTCGACTTCTTGCCTACTTTGGTCCGCATTATCGAGTCGTCTCCTGATACCCTGCTCAAGCACGCTGCTGTTTCCTGCGTCGACCGGATAACCGACAAGTACGGCCGCAAGGATCCCTCGAAGGTCATCGACGCCGCACGGGTCGTTGCCAGTGGCGCATGTATTGGCCAGGAAGATGGCCGCATTCGCATTATGGGCGTGTTGTGTCTTGCGTCAATGGCTGAGGTGCTTGGTGAAGCTATGATCCCGGCACTTCCCGAGACACTCACTCGGTCGTTGGCGCTGCTCGAGTCTAGTTTGGAAGAGGGCAAAGAGAACTTGAGATTGCACGATGCAGTCTTCTCGCTGTTCTCCGCGCTCTTCGTCCACCTTCCATTCATGATCTCCGCGTCTCATCTCGACAAGGTCTTCCTGCTTTCCTTCAAGTCCGCTGAAGCCGGTATCGAGGAAAGCAGCGACGAAAGCCGCCAGGAAGCACTTCGCCTAATGGCGAGAAAGGTTGACGTCGCCGCTACATTCGGTGCCATAGACCGCAATTGGTCTCAAGCCGTGGCCGCCGGTCCAGACGCCACGCGCGAAACTCTCGAATCCCTTAGCCTGGCCATCGAAAAGCACCCCAAGTCCGCAATCATGAAGAACCTCCCCGTCCTCTCCAACGTCCTTTTCAAGGCCTTCGATCTCCGCCGGGAACAGCTTACCTTCGCCGGAAAGACCTCTTTCGACCTGTCGGATCTCGACGAGATCGAGGAGCTTCTGAACGACCTTACGATCAAGATGATCTACAAGCTCAACGACACTACCTTCCGGCCTGTGTTTACGAAGTTGCTGGAGTGGGCTACGGCTGGATTGTCGAAGAAGGATGCGCAGGGTAATCTGGCGCGGTTAACGACGTTCTACAAGTTCTTGCAGGTTTTCTTTGGCACCTTGCAGTCGATCGTCACCGGCTACGCGAGCTACATTATCGAAAACATCATCACTGTCCTCCAGACAGCCAAGCCGACGGACAAGAACACCAAGCCTCTCTGGTTGGCCACGATGCGCATGCTCCAGCATGCCTTCGAGCATGACCAAGACG AATTCTGGCAATCCCCCTCACACCTAAACCAAATAATCTCCCCCTTAATCTCCCAACTCTCCCACGCAACAACGCCCTCCACAGCAACCGTGATTGCCACCGAAGCCATCCCCGCCATAACCGAGCTAGCCACCGCCGCCGACTCCACCGACAACcacaaagaaatcaacaccATCCTCATGCAATATCTGCGCCCCTCCTCGGGCCTGAAtgcaaagaagaaggctgGCGGCGAGAACCCGCATACGCGTGTTGCTGCGCTGAAGGCTGAGCAGGCGCTTACGGAGGCGCTGGGCGAGGAGTGGTTGGCGTTGTTGCCAGAGATGTTGCCTTATATTAGTGAGTTgatggaggatgaggatgagggtgtGGAGAGGGAGGTGCGGAAGTGGGTTAAGCAGATTGAGGGTGTGTTGGGGGAGAAGTTGGATGATATGTTGACTTAG
- a CDS encoding putative NADPH oxidase (NoxA) (COG:P,Q;~EggNog:ENOG410PFUK;~InterPro:IPR017938,IPR017927,IPR013130,IPR013121, IPR039261,IPR013112;~PFAM:PF08022,PF01794,PF08030;~TransMembrane:5 (i19-41o61-82i103-121o141-163i175-193o);~go_function: GO:0016491 - oxidoreductase activity [Evidence IEA];~go_process: GO:0055114 - oxidation-reduction process [Evidence IEA]): MAVTTEQPFWGTHFTSAKLLFYSLFWSVHIALLPAGWYIQASDSRLSALNTLRYSVWISRGSALVLSLDATLIMLPMCRNILKHIRPRIRWMPLDESIWFHRQVAYAMLLFTVIHVAAHYVNFFHVEKHQIRPETAVEIHFTQAGGITGHVMLICMMLMYTTAHHKIRQQSFETFWYMHHLFVPFLLALYTHATGCFVRDTKNPVSPFAGQKFWNHCLGYEGWRWELVGGGLYILERLYREIRSRRETEITKVIRHPYDAMEIQFRKPSMNYKAGQWLFLQVPEVSSTQWHPFTITSCPFDPYISVHIRQVGDFTRSLGDALGCGPAQAKDLEGLDPMGMYEVALQNGQSMPRLRIDGPYGAPAEDVFENEIAVLIGTGIGVTPWASILKNIWHLRSAPNPPRRLRRVEFIWVCKDTSSFEWFQALLSSLESQSATAAAHQGSAEFLRIHTYLTQHLDDDTAANIYLNSVGQGLDPLTELRSRTNFGRPDFERLFTAMRDGIVDQTYMSGLSGNGKGGGGSTDIGVYFCGPNMAAREIREAARGCSSREVKFKFWKEHF, translated from the exons atggCTGTCACCACGGAGCAGCCCTTCTGGGGCACCCATTTTACCTCTGCTAAATTACTATTCTATTCCCTTTTCTGGAGCGTACACATTGCTCTTTTGCCCGCTGGATG GTACATtcaagcatcagactcaaGGTTGTCTGCGCTCAACACATTACGATACTCCGTCTGGATATCGAGAGGCTCAGCTCTCGTGCTGTCACTCGATGCCACGCTAATCATGCTGCCCATGTGTCGGAATATCCTGAAACATATCAGGCCCCGGATTCGATGGATGCCGCTTGACGAGTCGATATGGTTCCATCGGCAAGTGGCATATGCCATGCTGCTGTTCACTGTTATCCATGTTGCTGCTCACTATGTCAA CTTCTTCCACGTCGAGAAACATCAGATTCGACCTGAAACGGCCGTTGAGATTCATTTTACCCAAGCAGGAGGGATTACCGGTCATGTCATGCTGATATGCATGATGCTTATGTATACGACAGCGCATCATAAAATTCGGCAGCAATCATTCGAAACATTTTGGTATATGCACCATTTATTCGTCCCGTTCCTGCTCGCTCTGTATACGCACGCCACTGGTTGTTTCGTGCGGGACACAAAGAATCCGGTATCGCCATTCGCAGGCCAGAAATTCTGGAACCACTGTCTAGGCTACGAAGGCTGGAGATGGGAGCTTGTCGGAGGAGGTCTTTACATCCTGGAAAGACTCTACCGCGAAATACGCTCCCGACGCGAAACCGAAATCACCAAAGTCATCCGCCATCCATACG ACGCAATGGAAATTCAATTTCGTAAACCAAGCATGAACTACAAAGCTGGCCAATGGCTCTTCCTCCAAGTCCCCGAAGTCTCTTCCACCCAATGGCACCCCTTTACCATCACGTCTTGCCCCTTCGATCCCTACATCAGCGTACATATCCGGCAAGTCGGAGATTTCACGCGCAGCCTGGGTGACGCTCTCGGTTGCGGTCCTGCGCAGGCAAAGGACCTCGAAGGCCTCGATCCAATGGGAATGTACGAAGTCGCGCTCCAAAACGGACAAAGTATGCCGAGACTGCGCATCGATGGACCCTACGGAGCGCCTGCGGAGGATGTATTTGAGAATGAAATCGCGGTGCTGATCGGTACGGGGATTGGCGTTACGCCGTGGGCTTCTATACTGAAGAATATCTGGCACTTGCGGTCCGCGCCGAATCCGCCGCGTCGGCTGCGCCGTGTCGAGTTTATCTGGGTGTGCAAGGATACGTCTAGTTTCGAATGGTTCCAAGCGCTGCTCTCCTCGCTCGAATCCCAATCCGCCACCGCAGCCGCACACCAGGGCAGTGCTGAATTCTTACGAATCCACACCTACCTCACGCAACACCTCGACGACGACACAGCGGCTAACATCTACCTTAACTCTGTGGGACAAGGTCTCGACCCGCTCACTGAGCTACGCAGTCGGACGAATTTCGGACGCCCGGATTTCGAACGACTGTTTACGGCAATGAGGGATGGGATTGTTGATCAGACGTATATGTCTGGGTTAAGTGGGAATGGGAAGGGTGGGGGAGGGTCGACGGATATTGGGGTTTATTTTTGTGGGCCGAATATGGCGGCGAGGGAGATTCGGGAGGCGGCGAGGGGTTGTTCGAGTAGGGAGGTTAAGTTTAAgttttggaaggagcacttTTAG
- a CDS encoding uncharacterized protein (COG:S;~EggNog:ENOG410PHZK;~InterPro:IPR013633,IPR011990;~PFAM:PF08424;~go_function: GO:0005515 - protein binding [Evidence IEA]), with protein MDFGQEKKPIPRFASFKFPQAPPPEADRSSERHNRESARRTERSRHHSSRHRSHLERSRSRERRREQREHRHSHRRDGHRGDVASEPQTDSQPVVKENKDEDTDLFVIDRKGDRYNLVYGTIHRYNVPHYRRFGRGGVLGLPRNHRIDRDTSEGSALVIRTTAEFADSGKLKSKNILAGLRKQKGKLLRVRPQPISESTADEQDYLSLNISSHRGDRDHLREVESDDEKFAYRSIHGKAKPEDHIPSEVEAVSDTDSDGEGFRVDLNDEIKQTNAELTRKTQENPTDVGAWLRLIDHQSAVLSGAEESRPLTYAERIGLADIKMSLYEKGLKQIGQNSGRERLLLGLLEEGAKLWDTKELLQRWQTTLKANSQFISLWVRYLDFRQTQFLDFTYERCLATFIECLKLNKSSPDGPEKVYVQNYLFLRMTLFMRESGFAEHAVALWQAILELTFFQPEGSNVHTDREKVLSEFMEFWESEVTRIGEPGARGWKSGSSASIDPKGPSTTESVSQKSVFKSWAVSERERIGKARLPARSLDELDDDDPYRVIISSDLWEILSIFWDPTTPHIAEVLLDSFLYFCHLPPFTSPSNVQTTKRWVGDNFLRNEFMSGVESRLEDWFPRETNTDSSTAAPFSFPHTNFIQTIDTLFGNQQTWFSSFDSWVKAAVNTQSDIDPDWVRRALRLLVEINPAKDDLAEYALGLEFACNNKEAKKFAKSLLKKRSSNLRLYNAYAVMECRSGNTSAAEHVWATTLSMSKSFSDQDRVDNGLLWRTWIWECLEAHDNARASHLLLALPQQGVHLKSLAEVPLLTFGATNLLKMHNFLSDAQEHALAARKANVYVAYTDCLTILSYLTHSLDLEKSLEPYNVAFIRLSTLPANDSSFKSFTLELLHQSRAKLLYHHIRQGNAYKPSHIRSLLTESIMLHPHNTIFLSLFAWNESRNRIEERVRGVIRDITTIATTQATKHDNILNTQVPITSHLFSIYTELNRPVYAGSTLHSVRAAFEKAIADPTSDSSNPDRPTNTSNTGAHSNLTLWKLYILFELSRDNINRAKAIFYRALRACPWSKELVMLAFTHLRADVVKHHRTSMGGKAKVKEEGMGFEELRRVYNVLVEKELRVHVDIEGVLDEIVARKEEGVVNLPIDMPEDATSDEEMQV; from the exons ATGGATTTTGGCCAG gagaagaagcccatCCCTCGTTTTGCCAGCTTCAAATTCCCCCAAGCTCCGCCGCCGGAAGCTGATCGGTCCTCCGAGCGCCACAATCGCGAGTCCGCACGACGAACTGAAAGGTCCCGGCATCATTCTTCAAGGCACAGGAGCCATCTCGAGCGGTCTAGGTCGAGGGAGCGCCGCAGAGAGCAAAGAGAACATCGCCATTCTCACAGGAGGGACGGCCATCGCGGAGATGTCGCATCCGAGCCTCAAACCGATTCTCAACCCGTCGTGAAGGAGAACAAGGATGAGGATACCGATTTGTTCGTGATTGATCGCAAAGGCGACCGATATAACCTTGTCTACGGCACCATACATCGGTATAATGTCCCGCACTATCGACGGTTCGGTCGTGGCGGCGTGCTTGGTCTCCCCCGGAATCACAGAATCGACCGCGATACATCGGAAGGAAGCGCGTTGGTGATTAGGACGACCGCCGAATTTGCAGACTCAGGGAAGCTGAAGTCAAAGAATATACTCGCAGGGTTAAGAAAGCAGAAAGGCAAGCTCCTTCGGGTGCGACCACAACCTATCTCGGAATCCACCGCGGACGAGCAAGACTACCTGTCGCTTAACATTTCGTCGCATCGAGGGGATAGGGATCATTTAAGGGAGGTGGAATCTGATGATGAGAAATTCGCATACCGTTCGATACACGGCAAAGCCAAGCCCGAAGACCATATACCCAGCGAAGTGGAGGCAGTGTCGGATACGGACTCCGATGGTGAAGGCTTTAGGGTTGATCTGAATGATGAAATCAAACAGACCAATGCGGAATTAACGCGGAAGACTCAAGAGAATCCTACGGATGTAGGTGCATGGCTCCGGTTAATTGACCATCAAAGCGCGGTTCTTTCTGGTGCCGAGGAGTCTCGTCCTCTAACCTATGCAGAGCGAATAGGGTTGGCagatatcaagatgtcgttATACGAAAAGGGGTTGAAACAAATCGGGCAAAATTCTGGCAGGGAGCGCCTCTTATTAGGATTGCTGGAAGAGGGCGCAAAATTGTGGGACACCAAGGAGCTTTTGCAGCGATGGCAGACTACGCTGAAGGCGAACTCTCAGTTCATCAGCCTCTGGGTCAGATATCTCGACTTCCGCCAAACACAATTTTTGGACTTCACCTATGAACGGTGTTTGGCCACTTTTATTGAGTGTCTGAAACTAAATAAATCCAGCCCTGATGGCCCCGAAAAGGTGTACGTTCAGAACTATTTGTTTCTACGCATGACACTGTTTATGCGGGAATCTGGCTTCGCAGAGCATGCAGTTGCACTCTGGCAGGCAATTCTTGAATTGACATTCTTCCAACCGGAGGGTTCAAACGTGCACACTGACCGGGAGAAAGTGCTGTCGGAATTCATGGAATTCTGGGAATCAGAGGTCACTCGAATTGGTGAGCCCGGTGCCAGAGGCTGGAAGAGCGGGAGTAGCGCTTCCATAGATCCGAAAGGACCCTCGACGACAGAATCAGTTTCTCAAAAATCGGTCTTCAAATCATGGGCAGTATCCGAAAGAGAACGGATTGGCAAAGCGCGACTACCAGCACGTAGTTTGGATGAATTGGATGACGACGATCCCTATCGCGTGATCATTTCCTCTGACCTCTGGGAGATTCTATCGATATTCTGGGATCCAACTACACCACATATCGCAGAGGTGCTGCTCGACAGTTTTCTATATTTCTGCCACCTGCCACCATTTACATCGCCTAGCAATGTGCAGACAACAAAGCGGTGGGTTGGTGACAACTTCTTGCGAAACGAGTTCATGAGCGGCGTGGAATCTCGACTTGAGGACTGGTTCCCCAGGGAGACCAACACGGACAGCTCTACGGCCGCACCATTCTCCTTCCCGCATACAAACTTTATCCAGACGATCGACACACTGTTCGGAAACCAGCAGACCTGGTTCTCCTCGTTCGACTCATGGGTTAAGGCCGCTGTGAACACCCAATCCGACATAGACCCAGACTGGGTACGGAGGGCTCTTCGACTACTAGTCGAGATCAATCCCGCAAAGGATGACCTGGCGGAATATGCGCTCGGGCTAGAATTTGCATGCAATAACAAGGAAGCCAAGAAGTTCGCCAAATCGCTCTTGAAGAAGAGATCCTCAAACCTGCGTCTATATAACGCGTATGCGGTCATGGAGTGCCGATCTGGAAATACATCGGCTGCGGAACATGTCTGGGCCACCACACTTTCCATGAGCAAGAGCTTTTCGGATCAAGACAGAGTCGATAATGGCCTCCTTTGGCGGACATGGATTTGGGAGTGCTTAGAAGCTCACGATAATGCTCGTGCTTCTCATCTTCTGCTTGCTCTTCCTCAGCAGGGTGTTCATCTAAAATCGCTGGCGGAGGTTCCACTGCTGACATTCGGCGCGACAAACCTGCTGAAAATGCACAAT TTTCTCTCGGACGCCCAAGAACACGCACTCGCTGCTCGTAAAGCAAACGTCTATGTCGCCTACACAGACTGTCTAACCATTCTCTCATACCTGACCCATTCGCTGGACCTTGAGAAATCTCTCGAGCCCTATAACGTCGCTTTCATAAGGCTCAGTACGCTCCCCGCAAACGACTCATCCTTCAAATCCTTCACCCTTGAACTCCTCCACCAATCCCGCGCAAAACTCCTCTACCACCACATCCGCCAAGGCAACGCCTACAAACCCTCACATATCCGCTCCCTCCTAACAGAAAGCATAATGCTCCACCCGCACAACACAATCTTCCTCTCTCTATTCGCCTGGAACGAATCCCGCAACCGCATCGAAGAGCGGGTCCGCGGCGTCATTCGCGATATCACCACCATCGCCACGACCCAGGCAACTAAACATGACAACATCCTGAACACGCAAGTTCCCATAACATCACACCTCTTCTCAATCTACACCGAACTCAACCGCCCCGTCTACGCAGGCTCAACACTACACTCCGTCCGCGCAGCGTTTGAAAAAGCAATCGCCGATCCAACCTCAGACTCATCAAACCCTGACCGCCCCACCAACACAAGCAACACAGGAGCACACTCAAACCTCACCCTCTGGAAACTCTACATCCTCTTTGAACTCTCCCGGGATAACATCAACCGCGCCAAAGCAATCTTCTACCGCGCGCTCCGTGCATGTCCTTGGTCGAAGGAGTTGGTTATGTTGGCGTTTACACATCTTCGCGCTGATGTTGTCAAACACCACCGTACGAGTATGGGTGGCAAGGCAAAGGTGAAAGAGGAAGGGATGGGCTTTGAGGAGTTAAGGAGGGTTTATAATGTGCTTGTGGAGAAGGAGTTGAGGGTTCATGTTGATATTGAGGGGGTGTTGGATGAGATCGTTGCTAGGAAGGAGGAGGGCGTTGTTAACCTGCCGATTGATATGCCGGAGGATGCTACGAGTGATGAGGAGATGCAGGTGTAA